From the genome of Lasioglossum baleicum chromosome 13, iyLasBale1, whole genome shotgun sequence, one region includes:
- the Gxivspla2 gene encoding phospholipase A2 group XII isoform X2, whose product MKALIYVLTFMAYAWSGYGSGLLSNLRDAVLSAESVFEDLFQNAITVARKIKDIHEVFDAAVEEHCVFQCPAGITPKPDWNHKPQSNGCGSLGIEINQEYLPLAEMTKCCDAHDICYDTCNMDKEKCDLEFKRCLYKYCEGYQTAAVINTCKAAAKVLFTGTTTLGCKSYMDAQKEACYCGDKWSKNKKPKKAAQAGGEL is encoded by the exons AT GAAAGCGCTGATCTACGTATTGACTTTTATGGCGTACGCCTGGTCCGGTTATGGCAGTGGTTTGTTATCGAACCTAAGGGACGCTGTCTTATCCGCGGAATCGGTCTTCGAGGATCTATTCCAAAATGCGATTACCGTGGCTAGGAAAATCAAGGACATACACGAGGTGTTTGATGCCGCGGTCGAAGAACATTGTGTTTTCCAGTGTCCAGCGG GCATTACGCCGAAACCGGATTGGAACCATAAACCGCAGAGCAacggctgcggatctttaggaATAGAG aTTAATCAAGAGTACTTACCTTTGGCGGAGATGACCAAATGTTGCGACGCGCACGACATCTGCTACGACACCTGCAACATGGACAAGGAGAAGTGCGACCTGGAGTTTAAAAGATGTTTGTACAAATATTGCGAGGGCTACCAAACAGCGGCTGTGATAAACACGTGTAAGGCAGCTGCGAAGGTGCTTTTCACGGGGACCACAACTCTCGGCTGCAAGAGTTACATGGATGCGCAGAAGGAAGCCTGCTACTGCGGCGACAAATGGAGCAAGAATAAGAAACCGAAAAAGGCTGCACAGGCCGGCGGCGAACTGTAG
- the Gxivspla2 gene encoding phospholipase A2 group XII isoform X1: MDFSQYRKALIYVLTFMAYAWSGYGSGLLSNLRDAVLSAESVFEDLFQNAITVARKIKDIHEVFDAAVEEHCVFQCPAGITPKPDWNHKPQSNGCGSLGIEINQEYLPLAEMTKCCDAHDICYDTCNMDKEKCDLEFKRCLYKYCEGYQTAAVINTCKAAAKVLFTGTTTLGCKSYMDAQKEACYCGDKWSKNKKPKKAAQAGGEL; this comes from the exons ATGGATTTTTCGCAATATAGGAAAGCGCTGATCTACGTATTGACTTTTATGGCGTACGCCTGGTCCGGTTATGGCAGTGGTTTGTTATCGAACCTAAGGGACGCTGTCTTATCCGCGGAATCGGTCTTCGAGGATCTATTCCAAAATGCGATTACCGTGGCTAGGAAAATCAAGGACATACACGAGGTGTTTGATGCCGCGGTCGAAGAACATTGTGTTTTCCAGTGTCCAGCGG GCATTACGCCGAAACCGGATTGGAACCATAAACCGCAGAGCAacggctgcggatctttaggaATAGAG aTTAATCAAGAGTACTTACCTTTGGCGGAGATGACCAAATGTTGCGACGCGCACGACATCTGCTACGACACCTGCAACATGGACAAGGAGAAGTGCGACCTGGAGTTTAAAAGATGTTTGTACAAATATTGCGAGGGCTACCAAACAGCGGCTGTGATAAACACGTGTAAGGCAGCTGCGAAGGTGCTTTTCACGGGGACCACAACTCTCGGCTGCAAGAGTTACATGGATGCGCAGAAGGAAGCCTGCTACTGCGGCGACAAATGGAGCAAGAATAAGAAACCGAAAAAGGCTGCACAGGCCGGCGGCGAACTGTAG